Below is a genomic region from Helianthus annuus cultivar XRQ/B chromosome 2, HanXRQr2.0-SUNRISE, whole genome shotgun sequence.
TATTACATGTTGAACTAGGTAAGTCAGGGGTGTGTGTGGGAGGGGTGGGGGGATGTAGTAATTACCTAGTACTATAGTAACTAGCAAAACCACCTTGAAATCACGGTGGTATTGACAACCCAcctattaaatattaatacaaaataatatttatttattttcttgaaAAGAGTGTACACAAAAGTTACCACTATTCTATATAGGCCTAAGATTTCATGCACGTGTGTATAGATGTGTTACTCACATTTTTTTTTTTCCATCcacttttcttgtattttatgtgCTTAAAAATTATTATAAGAAACTTTAATATCAACAAAATAatccaacttttttttttcatagaACAATGTAGGAAGTTTGTATGGAATTGGGTAATACTTGAGATAACTTTCAAACATGtttgacctgtttgagtcgtttcATTCTTTGTTATTTCCTCTGGCCCGGCTCATTTGACCAGTTAGATACAAAACATAACCCGAACCCACACACGTATAAGTAAACGGGCCTAAACATACGTCGCTAACTAATATTGCTCTATTTTAATCATTTTCAGTGAGGTCATAGAAGAGTACAAGAAGGAGATGAACACATTAGTCAATAAACTAATGTGGCTAATACTTGGATCATTGGGTATAACAAAAGGAGACATTAAATGGGCTGGCCCAACAGGAGAGCTAAAAGAAGCATGTCCTGTGTTACAATTAAACTCCTACCCAGCATGTCCGGACCCGGACCGAGCCATGGGTTTGGCGGCTCATACGGACTCGACCCTTTTAACAATCTTGCATCAAAATAACACAAGTGGGCTGCAGGTTCAAAGAGAAGGAACCGGGTGGGTGACGGTCCCACCAATACGAGGTGCACTTGTGGTAAATGTGGGTGACTTGCTCCACATACTATCTAACGGGTTGTATTCGAGTGTACTCCATCGGGCCATGGTTAACAGGACCCAACACCGTCTCTCGGTTGCTTATCTTTATGGGCCACCATCTAATGTTCGAATTTCACCATTATCAAAACTAACCGATAGTTGCCATCCTCCTCTTTATCGGCCCGTTACATGGAGTGAATATCTTGGCACCAAGGCGATACACTTCAATAAGGCGCTTTCGCTTGTTCGATTGTGTGCACGGAGGAATGGATTTGTTGATGTGAATGATCATAATAGTGTCCTTGTTGGTTGAATAAGTTAAATGCATCTTTTTTTGGATAATAAATCCATTAACAGAATCTAAAaaggggttttttttttgtaCGGGTTAAAACATTATGTGTTGGGTTGTATTGAGTTAGACCCTCACACTATTTTTATCCGCGTTTTACATATCTCTAAGAACTTGTGTGTTATCTATTCTCTAAATAACAATATTATTATGCAATATATATCATGTCTTaactttttgttttattatagTCACTCATTTATGAAACAACTTTAGATCAATCATGAAGTATTTATTGTGTTTAAAATAtacatgttcaaaaacatgttAGGATGTTGTAAAATAGCATAATCGCTCTAGTTGTACTCACATAGAATCGTTtgcttctttttttttattttttatttattttttttttttagtttacttttaaaaaaaaaaagaatcgtTTGCTTCTTTGGGTTTTATTTAAATAGTCCTTATAAAGTATGTTTTGACTTTTTTAAATATTACTTAATATGTTTTGACTTCGGAATTTAGTAAACGTAAAAATGAATATATACATTAGTTGTTTATTAAATAGTTTGGTCTATGATAGTcattattatatatttaataaattaaacAAGTGGGAATTCTCACGCTTTGCAGCGAGGTTTCGGTCAGTATTAATTTGGTTTATTACGTTATCAGTTCGGTTTTTACTATACTGGTTTGATACCGTCGCTCGGTATAATAACTGAAAGAGATATGCCTGAGAGGATATTgacacatgttttacatcgatCAAAAACTATAAAAACAAATGTTGGTACCGACACCAATGTTGTTTGGCCGGTATCGATTAGATTCATTACTTGCTGTTATCATACCAGCAATCAATATAGCTTAAAAAGAATGCGGTACTGGTACACATGTTGTTCAGACGACATCTGTTTAGTTTTCATggtaaagaaaaaaaatcaaccaTATCTCGAATCGTAGATAAAAATAAATACGTTGCAACGGTGTATTTGATATCATAAacgttatattatattatattactaaaATAAGCCATGTTAAGAGAACCATAAAAAAATAAATGCGATATCGGTACTGATGTTTTTCAGACGGTATCAGTTAGTTTCTCATGGCAAAGAAcaaaaaattaaatatatatgACCCTTTAGATCAAAATTTATAAGACGTTATATTTTATTACTAAAATAATGAAAACGGTAAACAcgttattttataaaagaaaaaaactaaACTGTGACGTAGTATTGATGGCATGTACACTTGTGCTTACCTAACTTCTATTTTACTATTCATAACTCGGTTTTGAACAAAGTTTATATCTAGaagtagataaaaataagcacatcACAACGACATACTCGGAATTCATATAAAACACTGTATCTTAAAACTATAAGCAAAATCCAGTATACCATAAAAACAATTATAATGATTTTAAAAACCCCCTacatacgttttttttttttttttgtgatctTTTAAGATTAATTTCGGGATTAACATTAAAAAAATTATGGCTTAAAACCAAAATAATATAAAATGGTCATGTGGTCAAGGACAAGGAGTCTAGGAGGGGATCAAGCTATATCTTTACATCACAAAGAATATAAACAAATCGGGTCCTTTTTGTCTTCACCTTGTAGGAGGACCCTCCCCAAGTGAACGACACACATGCCGACAACATCAATTTGTGGCCCAAACATGAAAGAGAATATCCTCCTTCAAACAAAAGCAAAGGGTTGATCAAGATAGATTTGGAGAGATTGTTGCATCCAATGGTGGGAAAAAATATGCTTCAAAGTTGAAAACAACATCATCATGGATTCTCTTTTAGATCCTCTAACTAGTGACGCAAATCGACAACCATATGTATATATACTTATGTACGTATACAGTATACGTGTGGATGCTCATGGCTCACTATAAAAGTTGAAACCAACATCATCATTGATTCCCTGTTAGATCCTCTAACTAGTGACACAAATAGACAAAAATAcgataaaattatatatatataaagttacaAGTTGATAAGAGGTTGTAGTACTTTTCCTTTTGTGTGTGCGTGTCTCGATCGTTGTCCATATGCatatatacatatgtgtgtgCATTGTATTCACTAAAGGGCATGTGTTTTAGCGGTATCATGATATGTATGTAAGGTATCTCTCCCCGTTTCTTTTAGGGTTGAAGTCCTATAGTGGACAAATGTGTAGATTTAGAATCGAGTAGAATTAGAGATTGTGTATTAGCCGGTTAAAAAATACGCATATCTTACTCACACGAATATCTACATGCATGATGCATCCCAAAGGAAATGCCTTTAGTGCCCTAAAACTAGTAGAATGAGGTTCCGTGACTAATGGTTGGGTAAATGATaccaaataaaaataattattatgtttattttattattttagtaaGCAAACATTAATTACACGTAAAACAAAAACACTTATACATCATTTCCGATTTTAGTAACCAAGTAACATCTAACATGATATTTTTAGtgattttaagaaaaaaaatccGAATGAGACATCGTATTTTGTTATTTTAGGATATGTATATGCTTCGTAGCATCACATCTAAGCATCTAACAAAGATATCAACCAATTAAAAACGTAAAACCATTAAAATGAGATTGACTAGTGTATATAAGTGTTGTATTTGAATTCATAACTAGTTAGCAAATGCTTAATTCTTCCTTTTATGATTGGTATTCCATTATTCCCATGAAATATGAAATGTTGGGTGGAAGGGGAAACTTTAATCATTAATACCAATATATAGATAGACAAGACCCTTTGCCGACAAAATGTTAGGACAACCTCTCTTTTTTAATGATTAGAAAACTAACAAATCATGAATTAGTTTAAGATCATGGGGTATGGTTTGGATAGTCTCCAAAGAGACTACCCGCTACATAGGCGTCACATCACTACGGAAGGAGGACCATCCCCTTAGAAACTATTCAAGGGGAGAGAAAGAAACCTGAATAATTAATGAAGGGGGGCCACAATTTTCAAACCCTTTGGTCCGTCTCCAACGTCTCGGAGAGGACGGAGAAGCCGCGACGGCCCCCAGGGGACGGTGTGGGACGACCCACGACGAGGGGGACGGGCCGGCGACGTGCCCCATACCCGGTGGTCTAACCTTCAATGTAGGGCTAGGTTAGCCACTTGACAGAGGCACGTACTTTTTAGAGCAGATGTTTTAGGCCACGTGTAGTGGGAGGGCAAGATAATGTCCTCATCCTTGGGCGTTTTGCGTCATGTGACGGTTCAATCAGCATATGGACGTTATGGGGCATTATCTTAAAACGGCTGTAGTGGTATAATGCCCCGTAATGCTCCAACCAATCATTACccaattattattttttctttcaaattaaaactaataatattttattaattagataaaaattacataaataataaaacacaaacacataataCTACTCATCTTAATATTCGTCTTCGCTTTCGTCATTCTCGTCATTTTTGTCTTCCTCGTCATCCGCTTCTTCCTTACCCTCGTTTGGAATATACCGAACCGACCATGTGTGTTGAACCAAATCAACCGCTAACGCAGTATGTGCGGTTTCAGACCGCATTTCATGTGCATTCTTCACGCTGTCTTCCATTGTTGCTTGGGGATATTCCTGAACTGCTTCCAGTACATAGTTTTGGCATATTGCTTTTCCTTGTCTTCCAATATCATATTATTCATGATTATACACGCGTACATAGCATATCTCATATATTTCATATTGTGTATCTCTATTTCACGTATTTATACCTCAACtttcatatatttctaagcaaaagttttagcccATGTTTGGTTTTTGCTATTAACTAAAATTAAATGAACTAAGTCAAAAACCGTCAATTAATCTAAATAAACCGAGGTGATTAACCGAAAACCGATTgattaataaaatagactaaccgatgactttggttttggtttcggttgaggataataaccGAACTAACCGAATCATGTACAACATAATGAAATGGATTATCCGATCACTTCGCTTTTGATGTATATCTATCAGAATAATGctacaataaatattatatgaataagaaaactaccataAACGAGTATCGCAATGCGATATGTCGCTCCCGCCACATCACGAGGGCATCCTGCTAGTTATCTTAAAAGTTACAAGAGAAAAACAAACTATACTCAAAATTATTTGGTAACAAAATTTAGAATTAAAAAAATAGCAAACCTCTTTTTTGCTCTATGTGATTTGACAGTTTAAGCGTTTTTGCTCCAATGAtttgaaaatgaccaaaatgttgCATTAGATTTACATTTTATTGCAAGTTTGCTACTTTACTCTGATTTGGTAACACAAAAATCTAGTTAAAAATAAGGGTATTTCGGTACTTTTACATATATAAGTATTCAATCATCTATTATTAATTTCCATATATCTGCTTTGTCTTTTTATTGATATTAAAAAAGTAAAAGATATAAAAGCttaattgtttatatatatagaaGTGGGTTTAAGAGAAAACAACTAGAAGTGGTGAGAACGATTTTCAGTCATACGATCTTTGTGATTTGTGGCTAAGAtgatgcggtgacatttttgtaaataatgggaaccttagaactaccaggaggggtaaaattggaataTCCAAACAATTGTGCACATACTAATCACATGACATttccccatcatatttaaacgtcaataacttttttatacgcgattatttttctaaaaaaattacactataaaactcagcgtttttttatctttccaacgagtatactattgatatatttttcaaaaaaaaatgaattgggttttttatggcgttttgaactttgtttctttatggcgttttcaactgggtttttatggcgttttttctGAAATGGGTGTTTTTATGACGTTTTTCTAAAGTGGGTGTTTTTATAGAGTTTTCAACTGGGTTTTCGTGGGGGTTTTTTTTCTGAACTatgtgttttatggcgtttttaacggagtattttcatggcgtttttctgaactgagtgtttttatggcgttttcaactgagtttttcatGGTCTTTTTCTGAACTGTGTGTTTTATTGCGTTTTCAACTAGgtatttttatggcgtttttctgaatttGGTGTTTTATATCgtttttatttgaacacccagttcatgtcatttttttaattttaaaagtatagcaatagtatactcattggaaagataataaaacactcgattttatggtgtaatttaaaaaaaataatcatgTTTAGAAAAGTTATGAGAGTTAAAAAAGATGGTGGAATATGCATATGACTTGCATGTGCATGGTTTTGATATGTGAGTGACATGTGCATGAGttttttttttgacaatattacccttagtgtaagttactgtcacaccccaaccgatggcgaaaacatcgggatgagacgaagtgtgtatagattgctagagacttcataacactatgtgacaatatttaattaaactcAAATTTCATTTCAATTGCTAAATTGTCATACAACATATAAAatggaaataacaacattgttcaaattTCAACATAACATCAAAAGATAGATAGATtaaaggtgtgtatctagtccaccctaaacttgtttcatcaatcatccatacttcattaatcaacctgcaacatgtattaaaatagagtttcaatgcaaaggcaatgagcgagtatacaagtttgtttacatagcataatagaataaaaggctcaaatccaacatgatt
It encodes:
- the LOC110909508 gene encoding gibberellin 3-beta-dioxygenase 1: MSMKLLKYENHLDLNSMKELPDSYAWSSVDDDSPTSCSSEPVPVINLEDPNAMMQVGHACKTWGVFQVMNHGVPMMVLDEMEASGRKLFSLPIQQKLQAARPVDGVSGYGVARISSFFPKLMWSEGFTIIGSPYEHAQKLWPHGYTHFCEVIEEYKKEMNTLVNKLMWLILGSLGITKGDIKWAGPTGELKEACPVLQLNSYPACPDPDRAMGLAAHTDSTLLTILHQNNTSGLQVQREGTGWVTVPPIRGALVVNVGDLLHILSNGLYSSVLHRAMVNRTQHRLSVAYLYGPPSNVRISPLSKLTDSCHPPLYRPVTWSEYLGTKAIHFNKALSLVRLCARRNGFVDVNDHNSVLVG